One genomic region from Pseudanabaena sp. FACHB-2040 encodes:
- a CDS encoding ABC transporter permease — translation MEPNSSLPQSSAPGSPGATVWGAASQITRFSRLWSLEVIAPIVVGLGALVLWEGGVRLFQLPPYLLPGPLLVLQTLVQEWPQLFPSLIVTLQITVAAFVGATVSGVLIAILFTQSKWIERSFFPYAVILQTMPVVAIAPLIIIWFKSNTFAALVVCAWIVALFPIISNTTLGLNSADHSLQNLFQLYGANRWQTLWHLRLPSALPYFLGGLRISGGLSLIGAVVAEFVAGTGGARSGIAYQILMSSYNLQIPRMFAALIMTTGLGVIIFVLLTLLSDRLLRHWHESALQREN, via the coding sequence ATGGAGCCCAATTCTTCACTTCCTCAATCCTCTGCCCCAGGCTCGCCGGGAGCAACTGTTTGGGGCGCAGCCTCGCAAATAACTCGGTTCAGCCGTCTCTGGTCGCTAGAGGTAATAGCCCCGATTGTTGTGGGGCTGGGGGCACTGGTGCTGTGGGAGGGAGGGGTGCGGCTGTTTCAGTTGCCGCCCTACTTGCTGCCCGGCCCGCTGCTGGTGCTGCAAACGCTGGTGCAGGAGTGGCCGCAGCTTTTTCCCTCGCTAATAGTGACGCTGCAAATTACGGTGGCGGCTTTTGTGGGGGCAACGGTGTCGGGGGTGCTGATTGCGATTTTGTTTACTCAGAGCAAGTGGATCGAGCGCAGCTTTTTTCCCTACGCCGTAATTTTGCAGACGATGCCGGTGGTTGCGATCGCACCTCTAATCATCATCTGGTTCAAAAGCAACACCTTTGCCGCCCTGGTGGTGTGCGCCTGGATTGTGGCCCTCTTTCCGATTATTTCTAACACGACCTTAGGCCTCAACAGCGCCGACCATTCCCTGCAAAACCTGTTTCAGCTCTATGGGGCCAATCGCTGGCAAACCCTGTGGCACCTGCGCCTGCCCAGCGCCCTGCCCTATTTCTTGGGCGGCCTGCGGATTAGCGGCGGGCTGTCACTGATTGGGGCAGTCGTGGCCGAGTTTGTCGCCGGTACGGGGGGTGCTCGCTCCGGCATTGCCTATCAAATTCTCATGTCCAGCTACAATCTGCAGATCCCTCGCATGTTTGCCGCCCTGATTATGACTACAGGGCTGGGGGTGATCATTTTTGTCCTGCTTACTCTGCTATCTGACCGGCTGCTGCGTCACTGGCACGAAAGTGCCCTGCAGCGCGAAAATTAA